In Actinomycetota bacterium, the following proteins share a genomic window:
- the cimA gene encoding citramalate synthase, giving the protein MITLYDTTLRDGTQREGLTLSVGDKIRIAQRLDVLGIHYIEGGFPGSNPKDAEFFKRVRDVAFENAQITAFGATCRKGASAETDPGLLALLETGCDTLCIFGKAWDLHVTEALGATLAENVRMVHDSVAFLKAAGKQVFFDAEHFFDGYANDASYAIEVCQAAASAGADAIVLCDTNGGMMPHQVLSAVTAMSLVIDAPLGIHAHNDTGCAVANSLLAVEAGCVQVQGTANGYGERAGNADLLTIIPSLVLKMGKECITKEQLKLLTEVSHFIAETANLSPYPHQPYVGISAFAHKGGVHASAAAKLPEAYEHIDPASVGNLARVVVSELAGRASLTMKAKEMGIDLTGDAETVAEVLDSIKQLEHEGYSFETADGSLELMLRKKLGTYEPLFRLESFRCIMEKREDGKVATEATIKIHVGGHRYIATAEGNGPVNALDKALRIAMGRFYPHLEDFELVDYKVRVLEEKKGTAAVTRVLIETSDGEKSWGTVGVSENIIEASWDALVDGVEHGLAHPLAQCDHGPKTA; this is encoded by the coding sequence ATGATCACTCTTTACGACACCACACTGCGCGACGGGACCCAGCGAGAGGGCCTCACGCTTTCGGTTGGAGACAAGATCCGCATCGCCCAACGCCTCGACGTCCTCGGCATACACTACATCGAGGGCGGATTCCCGGGTTCCAACCCAAAGGACGCCGAGTTCTTCAAGCGCGTCCGCGACGTTGCGTTCGAGAACGCTCAGATCACCGCCTTTGGCGCTACCTGCCGAAAGGGTGCCTCGGCGGAGACCGATCCGGGACTTCTGGCGTTGCTGGAGACCGGGTGTGACACGCTGTGCATCTTCGGTAAGGCGTGGGATCTCCACGTGACCGAGGCGCTCGGTGCGACTCTGGCTGAGAACGTGCGCATGGTCCACGATAGCGTCGCTTTCCTCAAGGCGGCCGGCAAGCAGGTCTTCTTCGATGCTGAGCACTTCTTCGACGGCTACGCCAACGATGCGTCATATGCGATCGAGGTGTGTCAGGCGGCTGCTTCGGCCGGTGCGGATGCGATCGTGCTCTGTGACACGAACGGCGGCATGATGCCACATCAGGTGCTCTCGGCAGTGACTGCGATGTCGCTAGTCATCGATGCGCCGTTGGGGATCCACGCTCACAACGATACCGGTTGCGCCGTGGCCAACTCGCTGCTTGCGGTCGAGGCTGGCTGCGTCCAGGTTCAGGGAACCGCGAACGGTTATGGCGAGCGCGCTGGCAACGCCGACCTGCTGACGATCATCCCGTCGCTCGTGCTCAAGATGGGCAAGGAGTGCATCACCAAAGAGCAGCTCAAGCTGCTCACAGAGGTCAGCCACTTCATCGCCGAGACAGCCAACCTCTCGCCTTACCCGCATCAGCCCTATGTGGGCATCTCGGCGTTCGCGCACAAAGGCGGCGTGCACGCTAGCGCCGCGGCGAAGCTGCCCGAGGCTTACGAGCACATCGACCCTGCGTCGGTGGGCAATCTCGCACGAGTGGTCGTGAGCGAACTCGCCGGCCGAGCGTCCTTGACGATGAAGGCGAAGGAGATGGGCATCGACCTTACCGGTGATGCCGAGACGGTCGCCGAAGTCCTCGACAGCATCAAGCAGCTCGAGCACGAGGGTTACAGCTTCGAGACCGCGGACGGATCGCTCGAACTGATGTTGCGCAAGAAGCTGGGTACCTACGAGCCGCTTTTCCGCCTCGAGTCGTTCCGCTGCATCATGGAGAAGCGCGAGGACGGCAAAGTGGCGACCGAAGCGACCATCAAGATCCACGTCGGCGGCCACCGGTATATCGCAACCGCCGAAGGCAACGGTCCGGTCAACGCTTTGGACAAGGCGCTCCGAATCGCGATGGGCAGATTCTATCCGCACCTGGAGGACTTCGAGCTCGTCGACTACAAAGTGCGGGTCCTGGAGGAGAAGAAGGGGACTGCGGCAGTCACCCGAGTTCTCATTGAGACGAGCGATGGCGAGAAGTCTTGGGGGACGGTGGGCGTTAGCGAGAATATCATCGAGGCATCGTGGGATGCGCTCGTCGATGGAGTGGAGCACGGGCTGGCCCATCCGCTGGCGCAGTGTGATCACGGCCCGAAGACTGCATAG
- a CDS encoding fumarylacetoacetate hydrolase family protein, whose translation MESIDQGYGIDEIRRRKMRVVRVLSDCDCRYGLADAQTVTLISDEPFAAWETERTLSLHEASLLTPVVPTKIVCVGLNYRGHAAELGQPIPQEPVIFLKPPTTINKPEGEIVIPPGIGQVDYEAELAVVIGRHTHNASPAEARQSILGYTCANDVTAREIQRRDGQWTRAKSFDGFCPLGPWVETDVEPDDLLVEAIINGEVRQAARTSEMIFGVYDLVSFISGVMTLLPGDVVLTGTPAGIGAVRPGDKVEVRIEGIGSLTNTVV comes from the coding sequence ATGGAATCTATAGACCAGGGGTACGGCATAGATGAGATCCGGAGGCGCAAGATGCGCGTCGTCAGAGTCCTTAGCGACTGTGATTGCCGCTATGGACTAGCGGACGCTCAGACCGTCACTCTGATCTCCGACGAGCCTTTTGCGGCGTGGGAGACGGAGCGCACCCTATCACTGCACGAGGCATCACTCCTCACCCCTGTCGTTCCAACAAAGATCGTCTGTGTGGGCCTGAACTATCGAGGACATGCAGCTGAGTTGGGCCAGCCGATTCCGCAAGAGCCGGTGATCTTCCTCAAGCCCCCGACCACCATCAACAAACCTGAAGGCGAGATCGTCATCCCGCCGGGCATCGGTCAGGTCGATTACGAGGCCGAACTGGCAGTGGTCATCGGTAGGCACACGCATAATGCCTCGCCTGCCGAAGCCAGACAGAGCATCCTTGGCTACACCTGCGCTAACGACGTGACCGCTCGCGAAATCCAACGCCGCGACGGCCAGTGGACCCGCGCCAAGAGCTTCGACGGCTTCTGCCCTTTGGGGCCTTGGGTCGAGACCGACGTCGAGCCCGACGACCTCCTCGTCGAGGCGATCATCAACGGCGAGGTGAGGCAGGCTGCACGCACCAGCGAGATGATCTTCGGCGTGTACGATCTGGTGTCGTTCATCAGCGGGGTCATGACGCTTCTGCCCGGCGATGTGGTGCTCACGGGCACTCCGGCGGGGATAGGCGCAGTCCGCCCTGGAGACAAGGTCGAGGTGCGCATCGAGGGCATTGGCTCGCTTACGAACACTGTCGTCTGA
- a CDS encoding YerC/YecD family TrpR-related protein, which yields MSVDRLRTPEVDELLRALASIQNPDEAYALLQDLCTVREVQDMAQRLRVARMLAAGEHYSAIRHSTGASATTISRVSKALNYGADGYRTIIARLDEGPGER from the coding sequence GTGTCTGTCGATCGCCTTCGAACACCTGAGGTAGATGAACTGCTGAGGGCTTTAGCCTCGATTCAGAACCCGGATGAAGCCTACGCGCTGCTGCAGGATCTGTGCACTGTGCGCGAGGTTCAGGACATGGCACAGCGGCTTCGAGTGGCGCGGATGTTGGCGGCAGGAGAGCACTACTCGGCGATTAGGCACTCCACGGGTGCTTCGGCGACCACGATCAGTCGAGTCAGCAAGGCACTGAACTACGGGGCCGATGGCTATCGCACGATCATCGCAAGGCTCGATGAGGGGCCAGGCGAGCGCTGA
- the dnaE gene encoding DNA polymerase III subunit alpha, which produces MRGQASADMSFVHLHTHSMYSLLDGAARITDLVSKAAEHKMPALALTDHGYIYGAVDFFRQAKKAGVKPIIGCEVYFTPGSISQREGKPELYHLLLLAKNDIGLANLKSLLSAAAVEGFFYKPRIDMELLTQHSEGLIGTSACMSGIVSKSIELGMVEQAREWAIKYSQIFAPGDFYLEIQDQGIVADNGVTQRQLCEKIAALGEELGLPLVATNDIHYISQEDSTTQDLLLCIGTGTTLSDEKRMKFSSTEFYMKSPAEMAEVMSAYPQALANTLEIAEKCSVDIDFDSLHLPVFPVPEGMTQEGYLHEQCVKGLKVRYGDPVPDSVMARLDSEIAVINEHGFAPYFLVVADIVQWAKGQGIGVGPGRGSAAGSIIAYSLGITTLDPIANGLLFERFLNPERSEMPDIDIDFDDERRGDVIQYMIDEYGEDKVAQIITFGTMKARAAVRDAGRVLGYPYGVPDRISKMIVEDLKGTIDSSLAQNSEFKADYDTNIDTKKIVDAARALEGIVRGEGVHAAGVVICPDPVRTHVPVKYDTKGGAVITQWDGVTVGDLGLLKMDILGLRTLTAIAHAVRGIEERHGLRIDPEQIPIDDKKTFDLLSRGDTMGVFQVESAGMRQLLKKMKPTTFEDVVAILALYRPGPLGSGMVDDFVERKLGRKEVTYYDDRLAPILKETYGTVVYQEQVMRISMEMSGFSAAKADKLRKAMGKKLTDVLAALKGDWVEGAKGNGYDAKLAESMWNDIEPFAEYAFNKSHSAAYGLITLQTAYLKAHYPSEYMAAVLSSHQGKTENIVKYVAECNRAGLKILPPDVNSSNKRFTAVDEGIRFGLADIRGVGEAVVEEILKAREKGGPFSSLHDFCERVEAGKFNKKTLEALVKAGAFDSTGYSRMQLSGLVDECVELAARRHKDRQSGQVSMFDLFSAEDVGGIDDIPEPSGEEWDKKIKLTFEKEMLGIYVSDHPLKAIAGKIREAADYSLLEVEDLPAGTIARFAGILSAVDRKPTRAGKMMAIMTLEDLGGSVEAVLFPQMFDKFRDLIAEEAQVCLKAKIEEDDRGRKLIVMDVTALEPTERVRKPGKVVVETDHAAIANGRFDELKELVDRYPGSDTLELHLRGSGSVRVFACGMVDRYENGLHAGLMEMFGGACVRT; this is translated from the coding sequence ATGAGGGGCCAGGCGAGCGCTGACATGTCCTTCGTCCACTTGCACACACACTCAATGTATTCGCTGCTCGACGGTGCGGCTCGCATCACGGATCTTGTGAGCAAGGCCGCTGAGCACAAGATGCCCGCTTTGGCATTGACCGATCACGGGTACATCTATGGGGCCGTCGACTTCTTCCGCCAGGCCAAGAAGGCGGGGGTCAAGCCGATCATCGGTTGCGAGGTCTATTTCACGCCGGGGTCGATATCTCAACGGGAGGGTAAGCCGGAGCTTTATCACCTGTTGCTGCTCGCCAAGAACGATATCGGCTTGGCGAACCTCAAATCGCTACTGAGCGCTGCCGCGGTCGAGGGTTTCTTCTACAAGCCGCGGATCGACATGGAGTTGTTGACTCAGCATTCGGAAGGTCTCATTGGGACGAGCGCCTGCATGAGCGGAATCGTGAGCAAGTCAATCGAGCTGGGCATGGTCGAACAGGCCCGGGAGTGGGCGATCAAGTACTCGCAGATCTTCGCGCCTGGCGACTTCTACCTCGAGATCCAGGATCAGGGGATCGTCGCCGACAACGGGGTGACCCAGCGCCAACTGTGCGAGAAGATCGCAGCCCTCGGCGAGGAGTTAGGCTTGCCGCTCGTGGCGACCAACGACATCCACTACATCTCGCAGGAGGACAGCACCACCCAGGACCTGCTACTTTGCATCGGGACCGGCACCACTCTGAGCGACGAGAAGCGCATGAAGTTCTCGAGCACGGAGTTCTACATGAAGTCACCTGCCGAGATGGCCGAGGTCATGTCGGCGTACCCGCAGGCTCTCGCCAACACGCTTGAGATTGCCGAGAAGTGTTCGGTCGACATCGACTTCGACAGTCTGCACCTCCCGGTCTTCCCGGTTCCGGAAGGCATGACGCAAGAGGGGTACCTGCACGAGCAGTGCGTCAAGGGGCTCAAAGTGAGGTACGGCGATCCAGTGCCCGATAGCGTCATGGCAAGACTCGACTCTGAGATCGCCGTCATCAACGAACACGGCTTTGCGCCGTACTTCCTCGTCGTGGCTGACATCGTGCAGTGGGCGAAGGGGCAGGGAATCGGGGTCGGCCCCGGAAGAGGATCAGCGGCCGGGTCGATCATTGCATACTCGCTAGGCATTACCACGCTGGATCCGATAGCCAACGGCCTTCTGTTCGAGCGCTTCCTCAATCCAGAGAGAAGCGAGATGCCCGACATCGACATCGACTTTGACGACGAACGTCGTGGCGACGTGATCCAGTACATGATCGATGAATATGGTGAGGACAAGGTCGCACAGATAATCACCTTCGGCACCATGAAGGCCCGCGCTGCTGTTCGTGATGCAGGACGGGTTCTCGGCTATCCGTATGGGGTGCCGGATCGCATTTCCAAGATGATCGTCGAGGACCTCAAAGGCACTATCGACTCGTCGCTTGCTCAGAACTCGGAGTTCAAGGCCGACTACGACACCAACATCGACACCAAGAAGATCGTCGACGCCGCCCGCGCGCTCGAGGGCATCGTCCGAGGCGAAGGAGTCCATGCGGCCGGAGTGGTCATCTGCCCGGATCCCGTTCGTACCCACGTGCCAGTGAAGTACGACACGAAGGGTGGCGCGGTCATCACGCAGTGGGACGGCGTGACCGTGGGCGACCTCGGCCTGCTCAAGATGGATATCCTAGGACTCAGGACGCTAACTGCGATCGCCCATGCTGTCCGGGGCATCGAAGAACGACATGGTTTGCGTATCGACCCCGAGCAGATTCCCATCGACGACAAGAAGACCTTCGACCTCCTTAGCCGAGGAGACACCATGGGTGTTTTCCAGGTCGAATCGGCTGGCATGAGACAGCTTCTGAAGAAGATGAAGCCGACCACCTTCGAGGACGTGGTGGCCATCCTTGCGCTCTATCGCCCCGGTCCACTCGGGTCGGGCATGGTCGACGACTTCGTCGAGCGCAAGCTCGGTCGCAAGGAGGTCACCTACTACGACGATCGACTGGCCCCGATCCTGAAGGAGACGTACGGCACCGTCGTCTACCAGGAACAGGTCATGCGCATCTCGATGGAGATGAGTGGCTTCTCGGCGGCTAAAGCGGACAAGCTGCGAAAGGCGATGGGCAAGAAGCTCACAGATGTTCTGGCGGCACTCAAAGGCGACTGGGTCGAGGGTGCCAAAGGCAACGGCTACGACGCCAAGCTCGCTGAGAGCATGTGGAACGACATCGAGCCCTTCGCCGAGTATGCGTTCAACAAATCGCACTCGGCAGCTTATGGGCTGATCACGCTGCAGACCGCTTACCTCAAAGCGCACTACCCAAGCGAGTACATGGCGGCAGTGCTCAGCAGCCATCAGGGTAAGACCGAGAACATCGTCAAGTACGTCGCCGAGTGCAATCGCGCTGGCCTCAAGATTCTGCCGCCGGATGTGAACTCGTCGAACAAGCGGTTCACGGCCGTGGATGAGGGCATCAGATTCGGGCTGGCGGACATCCGTGGCGTGGGTGAAGCCGTCGTGGAAGAGATACTGAAAGCGCGCGAGAAGGGCGGCCCGTTCTCATCGCTGCATGACTTCTGTGAGCGCGTCGAGGCGGGCAAGTTCAACAAGAAGACCCTGGAAGCGCTGGTCAAGGCGGGTGCTTTCGACTCCACCGGATACTCTCGCATGCAGCTATCAGGCCTGGTCGATGAGTGCGTGGAGCTCGCGGCCAGGCGCCACAAGGATCGCCAGAGCGGTCAGGTCTCGATGTTCGATCTCTTCTCGGCAGAGGATGTTGGCGGCATCGATGATATCCCCGAGCCCTCAGGCGAGGAGTGGGACAAGAAGATCAAGCTGACGTTCGAGAAGGAGATGCTAGGCATCTACGTCTCCGATCATCCGCTCAAAGCCATCGCGGGGAAAATCCGCGAGGCCGCAGATTACAGCTTGCTTGAGGTCGAGGACCTGCCTGCAGGCACCATCGCCAGATTCGCAGGGATCCTCTCGGCGGTCGACCGTAAGCCGACGAGGGCCGGCAAGATGATGGCCATCATGACCTTGGAAGACCTTGGCGGCTCCGTGGAAGCGGTGCTTTTCCCGCAGATGTTCGACAAGTTCCGCGATCTAATCGCCGAGGAAGCGCAGGTGTGCCTCAAGGCCAAGATCGAAGAGGATGACCGTGGGCGCAAGCTTATCGTGATGGACGTGACTGCCCTCGAGCCCACAGAGCGCGTGCGTAAGCCCGGCAAAGTGGTCGTAGAGACCGATCACGCGGCCATTGCGAACGGCAGATTCGATGAGCTCAAAGAGCTGGTGGATCGCTATCCGGGGAGTGACACCCTTGAACTGCATCTGCGTGGCTCCGGATCAGTCCGGGTCTTCGCCTGCGGCATGGTGGATCGCTACGAGAACGGTCTTCACGCTGGGCTCATGGAGATGTTCGGCGGTGCGTGCGTCCGCACGTAG
- the hisZ gene encoding ATP phosphoribosyltransferase regulatory subunit produces MRPTTPRGFRDILTREARERDQISRSIIEALAAWGYSIVETPIVEEYTTLQVGVGKSLQGTVFPFVDTDGTLLALRPEMSVPIARLAATRLSQSPGPHRLSYSSEVFREQVSLRGQARQFTQVGLELIGASGPVADAEVVGTLVESLRATGLRGFVVAVGTVEVLRSIITSSDMDSQWKDAVIEAAQKRNLVAIDLLAAREGLDSAVASALRVVPRLRGGREVIAECSQVAGSFAGVAAALDLLGATWDLLEASGVQEFVSIDLGTMRSFDYYAGMVLEVFAPQLGVAIGGGGRYDPVMSEFGDPCPAAGFALGLERVHIALSEQGGVKPSRALDAVLGGEAQQSFVAAAKLRAAGWRVRLACGDRASVAEEGPQFAAKLALWASADGVVVLGSDASVTGTLSEPFGEPPSQAERESEVRS; encoded by the coding sequence ATGAGACCCACGACACCAAGAGGCTTTCGCGACATCCTCACACGTGAGGCTCGCGAGCGTGACCAGATATCGAGGTCGATCATCGAGGCACTGGCCGCCTGGGGGTATTCGATCGTTGAGACCCCGATCGTCGAAGAGTACACGACGCTCCAGGTCGGCGTAGGCAAGTCGCTCCAGGGAACCGTGTTCCCGTTCGTCGATACCGACGGAACTTTGCTAGCACTGCGCCCAGAGATGTCGGTCCCGATCGCGAGGCTTGCTGCGACGCGGCTTTCCCAGTCGCCCGGACCACACCGGCTCAGCTACAGCTCGGAGGTCTTCCGCGAGCAAGTCTCGTTGCGCGGGCAGGCCCGGCAGTTCACCCAGGTCGGACTCGAGCTTATCGGTGCGAGCGGCCCTGTCGCCGATGCCGAAGTGGTCGGCACGCTCGTCGAGTCCCTTCGAGCTACGGGGCTTCGCGGGTTCGTGGTCGCTGTGGGCACCGTGGAGGTCCTGCGGTCGATCATCACATCGTCCGATATGGACTCCCAGTGGAAAGATGCTGTCATCGAGGCAGCTCAGAAGCGCAATCTCGTGGCCATCGACCTTTTGGCCGCTCGCGAAGGACTCGATTCTGCAGTCGCTTCTGCACTCAGGGTCGTTCCGCGCCTGCGCGGTGGCCGCGAGGTGATCGCCGAGTGTTCGCAGGTAGCGGGATCCTTCGCTGGAGTCGCGGCTGCCCTCGATCTTCTCGGCGCCACGTGGGATCTACTCGAAGCCTCTGGCGTCCAGGAGTTCGTCTCGATCGACCTGGGCACCATGAGGTCGTTCGACTACTACGCAGGCATGGTCCTCGAGGTCTTCGCGCCGCAGCTCGGCGTCGCAATCGGCGGAGGCGGCCGATACGACCCGGTGATGTCGGAGTTCGGCGACCCTTGTCCGGCCGCTGGCTTTGCGCTCGGACTCGAGAGGGTGCACATCGCACTTTCCGAGCAGGGCGGCGTGAAGCCCTCCCGAGCCCTGGACGCTGTTCTCGGCGGCGAGGCGCAGCAATCGTTCGTGGCGGCAGCCAAGCTTCGGGCCGCGGGGTGGCGGGTGCGTCTCGCTTGCGGGGATCGGGCCAGCGTCGCCGAAGAGGGTCCGCAGTTCGCAGCGAAGCTCGCTTTGTGGGCCTCGGCAGACGGCGTCGTGGTCCTCGGCAGCGATGCGAGCGTCACCGGCACGCTGTCCGAGCCCTTCGGCGAGCCGCCTAGCCAAGCCGAAAGAGAGTCGGAGGTGCGCTCGTGA
- the hisG gene encoding ATP phosphoribosyltransferase — MKRSIEAHEAASRSRLRFAIPKGALFSGAVDVLSRIGVDTRGLEESGRQLIVVTDDFEFVISKPSDIPIYVATGAADVGIAGADVLAELQVDVVEILDLGFGACKMVVAEPLVPREDPQQVYEHLGVIRVATKYPRITERHYSRKGVQVEVVKLNGNIEIAPLIGMADQIVDITQTGTTLRKNDLRIVEDVMFASARFIANPGSLRTRSLQVGELVQALGGLKVQ, encoded by the coding sequence GTGAAGCGCTCGATCGAAGCCCACGAAGCCGCCAGCAGATCGCGACTTCGGTTCGCAATCCCGAAAGGCGCCCTGTTCTCAGGGGCCGTCGATGTGCTCTCGCGCATCGGTGTCGACACGCGCGGACTCGAGGAGTCCGGCCGCCAACTCATCGTGGTCACCGACGATTTCGAGTTCGTGATCAGCAAGCCAAGCGACATCCCCATCTACGTTGCCACTGGCGCCGCCGATGTCGGTATCGCAGGCGCGGACGTGCTCGCAGAACTCCAGGTTGACGTCGTGGAGATACTCGACCTCGGGTTTGGGGCGTGCAAGATGGTCGTCGCCGAGCCGCTGGTCCCGCGCGAAGACCCGCAGCAAGTGTACGAGCACCTCGGCGTCATCCGTGTGGCGACCAAGTACCCGCGCATCACCGAGCGCCACTACTCGCGAAAAGGCGTGCAGGTCGAGGTCGTCAAGCTAAACGGCAACATCGAGATCGCCCCACTCATCGGCATGGCGGACCAGATCGTCGACATCACGCAGACTGGGACCACCCTGCGCAAAAACGATCTGCGGATCGTCGAGGATGTCATGTTCGCTTCGGCGAGATTCATCGCCAATCCCGGCAGTCTGCGGACCCGTTCATTACAAGTCGGTGAACTCGTGCAGGCTTTGGGCGGTCTGAAGGTACAATGA
- the hisD gene encoding histidinol dehydrogenase has product MIRRIDLEPGAKLTEDQLARTSSIDAEVLSVAARIIDEVRRRDDEALFDYTKRFDSVELTTLRVTAEEISDAMTSVDDEFLDAVSAAASAIEDFHARQVTQSWFTTHEGGIFLGQKVTPLSRVGIYVPGGRACYPSSVLMGAIPALVAGVDEVVMVAPPDSSGNINPYTLAAAAIVGIDEIYKVGGAQAIAALAFGTRSIPRVDKIVGPGNAYVTAAKKLVMGDCGIDMLAGPSEVLILADETAVPLFVAIDLMAQAEHDPRAATYLVTTDPDLPAEVEEALGVLLGESPRGEITAQSLSENGVFIVCPDTQTALDAVNLIAPEHLEIQTVDAFHLLSGIKNAGAIFLGPWTPESVGDYVAGPNHVLPTGGTARFSNPLSVDDFVKKSSVLSYSFEALESEGPDAMTFANREGLWAHEAAIALRLGMVLSEDDDPVQGDDDTGGSEPR; this is encoded by the coding sequence ATGATCCGCCGAATAGATCTCGAACCAGGAGCCAAGCTCACCGAGGACCAACTTGCGCGCACTTCCAGCATCGACGCTGAGGTACTGTCCGTAGCGGCAAGGATCATCGACGAGGTCCGTCGACGCGATGACGAGGCGCTTTTCGACTACACCAAGCGCTTCGATAGCGTCGAGCTCACCACCCTTCGGGTAACCGCCGAGGAGATCTCGGACGCTATGACCTCCGTCGACGATGAGTTTCTCGACGCGGTCTCGGCTGCCGCCTCGGCGATCGAGGATTTCCATGCCCGCCAGGTGACGCAGTCGTGGTTCACGACTCACGAGGGCGGGATATTCCTGGGACAGAAGGTCACGCCGCTCTCGCGCGTAGGCATCTATGTGCCCGGCGGACGGGCGTGCTACCCCTCAAGCGTGCTGATGGGCGCGATTCCTGCGCTGGTCGCAGGCGTGGACGAGGTCGTCATGGTGGCCCCGCCCGATTCAAGCGGGAACATCAACCCGTACACGCTGGCCGCTGCCGCGATCGTCGGCATCGACGAGATTTACAAGGTGGGCGGGGCGCAGGCGATCGCCGCCCTGGCATTCGGAACGCGATCGATCCCGCGTGTCGACAAGATCGTCGGCCCGGGCAACGCTTATGTGACCGCCGCCAAGAAGCTCGTGATGGGCGATTGCGGAATCGACATGCTTGCCGGTCCTTCGGAGGTACTGATACTCGCCGACGAGACCGCGGTCCCGCTCTTCGTGGCGATCGACCTCATGGCGCAGGCGGAGCACGATCCCCGTGCGGCCACCTACTTGGTGACCACCGACCCGGACCTTCCCGCAGAGGTCGAGGAGGCGCTGGGAGTGCTTCTCGGCGAGTCCCCAAGGGGGGAGATCACCGCGCAGTCCCTCTCGGAGAATGGCGTGTTCATCGTGTGCCCCGACACGCAGACAGCTCTCGACGCGGTGAACCTGATCGCGCCTGAGCACCTAGAGATCCAGACGGTGGACGCGTTCCACCTGCTCAGCGGCATCAAGAACGCCGGCGCCATCTTCCTGGGGCCTTGGACGCCCGAATCCGTGGGCGACTACGTCGCCGGGCCCAACCACGTACTACCCACTGGAGGCACCGCGCGCTTCTCGAATCCGCTTTCGGTCGATGATTTCGTCAAGAAGTCGTCGGTGCTGTCTTACTCGTTCGAGGCGCTCGAGTCAGAGGGCCCCGACGCCATGACCTTTGCGAACAGAGAAGGCTTGTGGGCGCACGAGGCGGCCATCGCACTGAGGCTGGGGATGGTACTCAGTGAGGACGATGATCCCGTACAAGGCGATGATGACACAGGCGGGAGCGAGCCTCGATGA
- the hisC gene encoding histidinol-phosphate transaminase, whose translation MKKVRDPKDALEGLVPYDAKAIKAEVVLSNNEHPDNIPKEIAAWIAQRIDKFQFNRYPDPTARELRTLIAEANGLDAANVLVGNGGDELILDILLAWGGPNRKVLDLPPTFSMYAIDAKITGTELVSIPRDAEFKVEGDAVLERLAQGDIDVVMIANPNNPTGNLCPETLLIDILNASDALVVVDEAYFEFSRHTMRPHMDRHRNLVILRTFSKAFSIAGMRVGYLLGHEDVLDEIRKVRQPYSVNAFSQWVALKVFRERVVFESAIRELMRERDRIVFGLAELDGVEVFSSEANFVLFRVEHAGALWHDLLHSHSVLVRDLTRAEGLQDCLRVTIGSPEENTAFLTAMRAALSARRLSQMMTSGAAADHPATQEEAGK comes from the coding sequence ATGAAGAAAGTCAGGGACCCCAAGGACGCACTCGAAGGGCTTGTCCCTTACGATGCCAAGGCCATCAAGGCCGAAGTCGTGCTCTCCAACAACGAGCACCCCGACAACATCCCCAAGGAGATTGCAGCCTGGATCGCCCAGCGGATAGACAAGTTCCAGTTCAACCGCTATCCGGATCCCACGGCCCGGGAACTCAGAACGCTCATCGCCGAAGCGAACGGGCTGGATGCTGCCAACGTGCTTGTCGGGAACGGTGGCGATGAGTTGATTCTAGACATCCTGTTGGCATGGGGTGGCCCCAACCGCAAGGTGCTGGACCTGCCGCCGACTTTCTCGATGTACGCCATCGACGCAAAGATCACTGGAACCGAGCTCGTCAGCATCCCGCGGGACGCGGAGTTCAAGGTCGAAGGCGACGCTGTCCTAGAGCGGCTCGCACAAGGCGACATCGACGTCGTGATGATCGCCAATCCGAACAACCCGACTGGTAACTTATGCCCCGAAACCCTGCTGATCGACATCCTCAATGCTTCCGATGCGCTGGTTGTCGTCGACGAGGCGTACTTCGAGTTCTCCAGGCACACCATGAGGCCGCACATGGACAGGCATCGCAACCTGGTCATCTTGAGGACCTTCTCCAAGGCGTTCTCGATTGCGGGCATGCGGGTGGGCTACCTTCTCGGCCACGAAGATGTTCTCGACGAGATCCGCAAGGTGCGTCAGCCGTACTCGGTGAACGCCTTCTCGCAGTGGGTCGCGCTCAAGGTCTTTCGCGAGAGGGTCGTTTTCGAGAGTGCGATCCGCGAACTCATGCGCGAGCGGGACCGGATCGTCTTCGGCCTCGCTGAGCTCGACGGCGTGGAGGTCTTTTCCTCCGAGGCGAACTTCGTGCTCTTCCGCGTCGAGCATGCCGGTGCGCTGTGGCACGACCTGCTCCACAGTCACTCGGTGTTGGTGCGCGACCTAACGCGCGCCGAAGGATTGCAGGACTGCCTGCGCGTGACGATTGGGTCGCCGGAGGAGAACACGGCGTTCCTGACGGCGATGAGGGCCGCCCTGTCTGCTCGGCGGCTTTCACAGATGATGACCAGCGGGGCTGCTGCCGACCATCCAGCCACGCAAGAGGAGGCGGGGAAGTGA